A single region of the Syntrophotaleaceae bacterium genome encodes:
- a CDS encoding Glu/Leu/Phe/Val dehydrogenase, whose amino-acid sequence MENLFSLADEWGPAKIIHVYEPVIGLKGILVVDNVAVGPAIGGLRIAPDVSVEECFRLARAMSLKNVAAGLPHGGGKSVLFGDPKMPLERKEQLVRAMACALRDCRDYIFGPDMGTNETCMAWIRDEIGRAVGLPEELGGIPLDKFGATAWGLVHSIETAQEYCDFQLKGARVVVQGFGAVGQHAARFLAERGALLVAAADSQGAVYHPDGLDVPVLLALKEKGGSVLDYEQGEKLDRDAVIDIECDIWIPAARPDVIDKGNVHRLKTRLVAQGANIPLTLEAEESLHQRGVICLPDFIANAGGVICAAMEYHGAGKIFAFQMIEERIRANTREMLERAEKKKLPPRRVAEELAFERLKKAMETRRWTLF is encoded by the coding sequence ATGGAAAACCTGTTTTCTCTGGCTGACGAATGGGGACCCGCGAAAATCATCCATGTCTACGAACCGGTTATCGGTCTTAAAGGCATTCTGGTGGTTGACAATGTGGCCGTCGGGCCGGCCATCGGAGGATTGCGCATCGCTCCGGATGTCAGCGTCGAGGAGTGTTTTCGGCTGGCGCGAGCCATGAGTCTGAAAAATGTCGCCGCCGGGCTGCCCCACGGCGGAGGCAAGTCGGTTCTGTTCGGCGACCCCAAAATGCCCCTGGAGCGAAAAGAGCAGCTGGTACGAGCCATGGCCTGCGCCCTGCGCGATTGCCGCGATTATATTTTCGGGCCGGACATGGGCACCAATGAGACCTGCATGGCCTGGATCCGCGACGAGATCGGGCGGGCCGTCGGACTGCCGGAGGAGTTGGGCGGAATCCCCCTCGACAAGTTCGGCGCCACCGCCTGGGGACTGGTTCATTCCATCGAAACGGCCCAGGAATACTGCGATTTCCAGTTAAAGGGTGCGCGGGTGGTCGTGCAGGGATTCGGTGCCGTAGGCCAGCATGCGGCCCGCTTTCTTGCCGAACGGGGGGCCCTGCTGGTAGCGGCCGCCGATTCCCAGGGGGCGGTTTACCATCCGGACGGTCTCGATGTTCCGGTTCTGCTGGCCTTGAAGGAGAAGGGGGGCAGTGTCCTCGATTATGAACAGGGAGAGAAGCTCGACCGGGATGCGGTGATCGATATCGAATGCGACATCTGGATCCCAGCCGCCCGGCCGGATGTCATAGACAAGGGGAACGTCCATCGTCTGAAAACCCGCCTTGTCGCCCAGGGGGCCAACATTCCCCTGACCCTTGAAGCCGAGGAGTCTCTGCACCAGCGGGGGGTGATCTGTCTGCCCGATTTCATCGCCAACGCCGGCGGGGTCATCTGCGCCGCCATGGAGTATCATGGCGCAGGCAAAATTTTTGCCTTCCAGATGATCGAGGAACGGATCCGGGCCAACACCCGGGAGATGCTGGAGCGGGCCGAAAAGAAAAAGCTCCCGCCCCGGCGGGTGGCTGAGGAGTTGGCCTTCGAACGTTTGAAAAAAGCCATGGAGACCAGACGCTGGACCTTGTTCTGA
- a CDS encoding TonB-dependent receptor translates to MLAPACGWAISDADLLKLSLEELTSLEVTSSGRKLQKVSEAPMAVYVIHQEDIRRSGATSIPEALRLVPGVSVARIDGSTWAIAIRGFNGRFLNKLQVLIDGRSVYSPPFSTVHWDMQDTLLDDIERIEVVRGPGGTLWGANAVNGVINIITKKAGDTQGTLVKAGYGTEEEGFAAVRYGGTAGERADYRAFVKYFNRDSLNPNEYGYLGQGEAHDDWNAFRGGFRLDVTGGSRDDFTLQGEAYSGTEGQQDQLWPLDPTLAFNQRVVSDTQFAGGFLLGSWQHQLADGGDLTLKGYYDRSYRDEQVLGKAVWDVFDVDFQHRFFLGQRQEMLWGLGYRLTRDDVEDGDLVTFEDGSASDQLFSLFLQDEITLIPQRLRLLLGSKFEHNDYTGFEYQPNARLVWTPNQHHTLWAAVSRAVRTPSRLEDNGNIFYTALPAGAFFPGPFPVRIDVYGNKDFDSEKILSYELGYRFLPQRGFSIDTALFYTRYRDHRSAEPLPPSFETEPIDHILLAFNEDNKLEAEAWGLEIAVDWHVFHWWRLQGNYSLLKLNLTQEKGSGDFFSPLLYEDSSPQQQCSLRSSFDLGRNWDLDLWLRYVDSVSVYFTDVNDYFSLDVRLAWRPVKGLELALVGQNLIENEHTEFQVEFGRAATVVPRGIYGQVKWQF, encoded by the coding sequence ATGTTGGCGCCGGCGTGCGGCTGGGCGATTTCCGATGCGGATCTTCTGAAACTGAGCCTCGAGGAATTGACCAGCCTGGAGGTGACTTCGAGCGGCAGGAAGCTGCAGAAAGTCAGCGAGGCGCCGATGGCGGTTTACGTCATCCATCAGGAGGACATCCGCCGTTCGGGTGCCACCAGCATTCCGGAAGCCCTGCGCCTGGTGCCGGGTGTCAGCGTGGCCCGCATCGACGGCAGCACCTGGGCGATCGCCATTCGCGGCTTCAACGGCCGTTTCCTCAACAAGCTGCAGGTGCTGATTGACGGCCGCAGCGTCTATTCGCCCCCTTTTTCGACAGTACATTGGGATATGCAGGACACCCTCCTCGATGACATTGAGCGCATCGAGGTGGTGCGCGGCCCGGGCGGCACCCTCTGGGGAGCCAACGCGGTCAACGGCGTGATCAACATCATCACCAAAAAGGCGGGGGATACCCAGGGAACCCTGGTCAAGGCCGGTTACGGAACCGAGGAAGAGGGCTTTGCCGCCGTGCGCTACGGCGGCACGGCCGGCGAGCGGGCCGATTACCGCGCCTTCGTCAAGTATTTCAATCGAGATTCGCTAAATCCGAACGAGTATGGCTACCTCGGTCAGGGGGAAGCCCATGACGATTGGAATGCCTTTAGAGGAGGTTTTCGGCTGGATGTCACTGGGGGCAGCCGGGACGATTTTACCCTGCAGGGGGAGGCTTACAGCGGTACCGAAGGCCAGCAGGACCAGCTTTGGCCCCTTGACCCGACCCTTGCATTCAACCAGCGGGTGGTGTCTGATACCCAATTCGCCGGCGGATTTCTGCTGGGCAGCTGGCAGCATCAATTGGCCGACGGAGGGGATTTGACCCTGAAAGGCTACTACGATCGCAGCTATCGCGATGAGCAGGTATTGGGGAAGGCCGTATGGGACGTGTTCGATGTCGATTTTCAGCACCGCTTTTTCCTTGGCCAACGGCAGGAAATGCTTTGGGGCCTGGGCTACCGCCTGACCCGGGATGACGTCGAAGACGGCGACCTGGTCACCTTCGAGGACGGCTCAGCCAGCGACCAGCTCTTCAGTCTGTTCCTGCAGGACGAAATCACCCTGATACCTCAACGGCTGCGGTTGCTTCTCGGTTCCAAATTCGAACACAACGACTATACCGGCTTCGAATACCAGCCCAATGCCCGCCTGGTCTGGACCCCGAACCAACACCATACCCTCTGGGCAGCTGTTTCCAGAGCAGTACGCACTCCATCGCGCCTCGAAGACAACGGTAATATCTTCTATACCGCATTGCCGGCCGGTGCCTTTTTCCCCGGCCCTTTTCCAGTCAGAATCGACGTATATGGCAATAAAGATTTCGACTCGGAAAAAATACTCTCCTATGAATTGGGTTACCGCTTCCTGCCCCAACGCGGATTCAGTATCGACACAGCACTTTTCTACACCCGCTACAGGGATCATCGCTCGGCAGAGCCTCTTCCCCCGTCCTTCGAGACCGAGCCCATCGATCACATTCTGCTCGCATTCAATGAAGACAATAAGCTGGAGGCCGAGGCTTGGGGACTGGAGATAGCCGTGGATTGGCATGTATTCCACTGGTGGCGTCTGCAGGGCAATTACAGCCTGTTGAAGCTGAACCTGACCCAGGAAAAGGGAAGCGGCGATTTTTTCAGCCCCCTGCTCTATGAAGATTCCAGCCCCCAGCAGCAATGCTCGCTTCGCTCCTCCTTCGATCTCGGGCGCAACTGGGATCTTGACCTCTGGCTGCGCTATGTGGACTCGGTTTCGGTCTATTTTACGGATGTGAACGATTATTTTTCTCTTGATGTTCGCCTGGCGTGGCGGCCGGTTAAGGGGCTGGAACTGGCCCTGGTCGGACAGAACCTGATTGAGAACGAGCACACTGAGTTCCAGGTGGAGTTCGGGCGGGCGGCAACCGTCGTACCCCGGGGCATTTACGGCCAGGTAAAGTGGCAGTTTTGA
- a CDS encoding YfiR family protein — protein MKKISFLHKGFILLCLALLLAFVNVGRAGAREPASEESVKAAILFNLIRFVEWPVSAGADSSSPRIVATFGQDALQQRMVAMASSAELVSRVSALEVADLDQLKDCRDRIQVLYIARSAHKFIPQILDLLEGRPVLLVGDQEGFVMRGGMMNYVRENNRIRFDINLDKAEKSRLKMSAKLFNLARVIVSDGVARERR, from the coding sequence ATGAAAAAAATCAGTTTTCTACATAAAGGTTTTATTCTGCTCTGCCTGGCGCTGCTGCTGGCATTCGTTAACGTCGGCCGTGCAGGAGCCCGGGAACCGGCTTCGGAAGAGAGTGTCAAAGCGGCCATTCTCTTCAATCTGATCCGGTTCGTCGAATGGCCGGTTTCAGCGGGGGCGGACTCGTCGTCACCGCGGATCGTGGCCACTTTCGGTCAGGACGCCCTGCAGCAGCGGATGGTAGCAATGGCCTCCTCGGCGGAACTGGTTTCGCGGGTCTCCGCTCTGGAAGTCGCAGACCTTGACCAGTTGAAGGATTGCAGGGACCGCATTCAGGTTCTTTATATCGCCCGTTCGGCTCATAAATTTATCCCGCAGATTCTCGACCTTCTCGAGGGCCGGCCGGTGTTGCTTGTCGGCGATCAGGAAGGGTTCGTGATGAGGGGCGGGATGATGAATTATGTGCGGGAGAATAATCGGATCCGTTTTGACATTAATTTGGACAAGGCCGAAAAGAGCCGGTTGAAGATGAGTGCCAAACTGTTCAATTTGGCCAGGGTGATTGTCAGTGATGGAGTTGCGAGGGAAAGGCGATGA
- a CDS encoding EAL domain-containing protein has product MIRVHQFIDRLSIRTKLKIIITGISLIVLLALFSTFVLTQRTLLRDALRQELQVLARNLSQNCSAALIFKDVPAAEGILSSLESKPQVQAGVIFDKDGRPFSIYRKKNLGGELHRPDPLLLEKGFLFREGELEIAQAIVEGDEYFGTLLICAGLADIQQVLSQYIFFGAVGLAVALLFAWFLAAKLQRVISLPIEHLAAVMRAVSDNRDYSRRVRMERSDELGILVENFNDMLDQIQARDLELQKKQQRLNYLAHHDPLTDLPNRLLFNGRLKNALDHARRSNSRLALLFLDLDRFKNINDSLGHKAGDEVLRAVAGRLTGAVLSDKTLARLGGDEFVVILDGIRDYQAVSAAAENILKVLVHPVKVGKQDLFISGSIGISVFPEDGDSVESLMQCADVAMYQAKELGRNNFQFFTQGMTERAQEVLTMEGKLRQAVSRGELVIHYQPQVDLRTGCTLGMEALLRWQHPVMGLVPPGKFIPLAEETGLIIPIGRWVLETACRQAMIWQHAGYPHWKVAVNISPKQFWQADLNETIAQVLGDSGLEPERLELEITESTIMLDAERAIDTMMRLREMGISLAIDDFGTGYSSLSCLQRFPLSKLKIDRSFVRDILEGEKRGAIAQGIIGLAHTLNLEVIAEGIEQKSQAEFLLDRGCRLGQGFYLGHPMEAEDFTIAERKSGSAGK; this is encoded by the coding sequence ATGATCCGTGTCCACCAGTTCATAGACAGGCTGTCCATCCGGACCAAGCTGAAGATCATTATCACCGGCATCAGCCTGATCGTACTGCTGGCCCTCTTTTCCACCTTTGTGTTGACCCAGCGCACCCTCCTGCGGGATGCCCTGAGACAGGAACTGCAGGTTCTTGCCCGAAATCTCTCCCAGAACTGTTCCGCAGCGCTGATTTTCAAGGATGTGCCTGCAGCCGAGGGAATACTGTCTTCCCTCGAAAGCAAGCCTCAGGTCCAGGCTGGGGTGATTTTCGATAAAGACGGCCGTCCATTTTCCATTTACAGGAAAAAAAACCTTGGCGGGGAACTGCATCGGCCTGACCCCTTGTTACTGGAAAAAGGATTTCTGTTCCGGGAGGGTGAACTGGAAATTGCCCAAGCGATCGTTGAGGGGGATGAGTATTTCGGAACCCTCCTGATCTGCGCCGGCCTGGCGGATATTCAACAGGTGCTGTCGCAATATATATTTTTCGGCGCCGTGGGCCTTGCCGTGGCCTTGCTCTTCGCCTGGTTTCTGGCGGCCAAACTGCAGCGGGTTATTTCCCTTCCCATCGAGCACCTCGCCGCGGTGATGCGGGCCGTTTCCGATAACAGGGATTATTCGAGGCGGGTGCGTATGGAGCGCAGTGACGAGCTCGGCATTCTGGTGGAAAATTTCAATGACATGCTCGACCAGATTCAGGCTCGCGACCTGGAACTGCAGAAAAAGCAGCAGCGGCTCAACTACCTGGCCCACCACGACCCTCTGACCGACCTGCCCAACCGGCTGCTGTTCAATGGCCGTCTGAAAAACGCCCTGGACCATGCCAGGCGCAGCAATTCCAGGTTGGCTCTGCTCTTTCTCGACCTGGACCGCTTTAAGAACATCAACGATTCCCTCGGCCACAAGGCCGGCGACGAGGTCTTACGGGCCGTGGCCGGTCGACTGACCGGAGCCGTCCTTTCCGATAAAACTCTGGCCAGGTTGGGAGGGGACGAATTTGTTGTTATTCTCGACGGGATCAGGGACTACCAGGCCGTATCGGCGGCGGCCGAAAACATTCTCAAGGTGCTGGTGCATCCTGTGAAGGTGGGGAAACAGGATCTGTTCATTTCCGGCAGCATCGGCATCAGTGTCTTTCCCGAGGACGGAGATTCCGTCGAAAGCCTGATGCAGTGCGCCGACGTGGCCATGTACCAGGCCAAGGAACTCGGCCGGAACAACTTCCAGTTTTTCACACAGGGAATGACCGAACGGGCCCAGGAAGTGCTGACCATGGAAGGCAAGCTGCGCCAGGCCGTTTCCCGGGGGGAACTGGTGATCCACTACCAGCCCCAGGTCGATCTCAGGACGGGATGCACCCTCGGCATGGAGGCCCTGCTGCGATGGCAGCATCCGGTGATGGGACTTGTGCCTCCGGGCAAGTTCATTCCCCTGGCCGAAGAAACCGGGCTGATCATTCCCATCGGCAGGTGGGTGCTGGAAACCGCCTGCAGGCAGGCGATGATTTGGCAACATGCTGGTTATCCACACTGGAAAGTGGCCGTCAATATCTCACCAAAGCAATTCTGGCAGGCGGATCTGAATGAAACTATTGCCCAGGTCCTTGGCGATTCAGGCCTCGAGCCGGAACGGCTGGAACTGGAAATCACCGAAAGTACCATCATGCTGGATGCGGAACGAGCCATCGATACCATGATGCGCCTCAGGGAGATGGGAATCAGCCTGGCCATCGACGATTTCGGCACCGGCTATTCCTCCCTGAGCTGCCTGCAGAGATTCCCTCTTTCCAAGCTGAAGATCGACAGGTCCTTTGTCAGGGACATTCTGGAGGGCGAAAAAAGGGGGGCAATAGCGCAGGGGATCATCGGCCTTGCCCACACCCTGAACCTCGAAGTCATTGCCGAGGGAATCGAGCAGAAAAGCCAGGCGGAATTTCTGCTCGATAGAGGCTGCCGTCTCGGCCAAGGCTTTTATCTCGGCCATCCAATGGAGGCCGAAGACTTCACGATTGCGGAGAGGAAATCCGGTTCGGCCGGGAAGTAG
- a CDS encoding AMP-binding protein, whose product MASLLDRFLTRTEFDSLEDFQGNFSLQIPENFNFAYDVVDVYAAEQPDKEALVWCDDHGNERRFTFAEMKHFSDKAANLFRSYRISKGDHVMLILKGRYEFWFCLLGLHKLGAIATPATHMLTSRDIAYRVRTASIPMIVSVAGDDLLTHIEEGQRQTGDMIRHKLLLGGIREGWGNLEAELEMASAVFSRPTGSEATANDDICLAYFSSGTTGYPKLIHHDMAYPLAHILTARYWQGNTDGGLHYTVADTGWAKVVWGKIYGQWICGSAVFVYDYDKFNAAEMAAMAARYGVTTFCAPPTVYRFLIKEDLSRYDFSGLKYCVVAGEPLNPEVYERFLEFTGIRLMEGYGQTETVVSIATWPWMEPKPGSMGKPAPIYDIVLLNGDDRLCEIGEEGEIAISTSDGRPPGLFPGYFGDDAKTAEVWHDGYYRTGDMAWCDEDGYFWFVGRADDLIKSSGYRIGPFEVESALIEHPAVLECAITGVPDPDRGQVVKATIVLAKGYEPGEELKTELQDHVKRVTAPYKYPRIIEFVKELPKTISGKIRRVEIREREKIK is encoded by the coding sequence ATGGCCAGCCTGCTCGACCGTTTTCTGACCCGGACCGAATTCGATTCTCTGGAAGACTTTCAGGGAAATTTTTCCTTGCAGATTCCCGAAAACTTCAATTTCGCCTACGATGTGGTCGATGTCTATGCCGCCGAACAGCCGGACAAAGAGGCTCTGGTCTGGTGCGATGATCACGGCAACGAACGCCGCTTCACCTTTGCTGAAATGAAGCATTTCAGTGACAAGGCCGCCAACCTGTTCCGCAGCTACAGGATCAGCAAGGGCGATCACGTCATGCTGATTCTCAAAGGGAGGTACGAATTCTGGTTCTGCCTGCTGGGCCTGCACAAGCTCGGAGCCATCGCCACGCCCGCCACGCACATGCTAACCTCCAGGGATATCGCCTACCGGGTTCGCACCGCCTCCATTCCGATGATCGTCAGCGTTGCCGGCGACGACCTGCTGACCCATATCGAGGAAGGGCAGAGGCAGACAGGCGACATGATCCGCCACAAGCTGCTGCTCGGCGGAATCCGCGAAGGCTGGGGGAACCTGGAAGCGGAACTGGAAATGGCCTCGGCCGTTTTTTCCCGCCCGACGGGCAGTGAAGCGACCGCCAACGACGATATCTGCCTGGCCTATTTTTCCTCCGGCACGACCGGTTATCCCAAGCTGATTCATCACGACATGGCCTACCCCCTGGCCCACATTCTGACCGCCCGCTACTGGCAGGGCAACACCGACGGCGGCCTGCACTACACCGTGGCCGACACCGGTTGGGCCAAGGTGGTATGGGGCAAGATCTACGGCCAGTGGATTTGCGGCAGTGCCGTTTTCGTCTATGACTACGACAAGTTCAATGCCGCCGAAATGGCCGCCATGGCCGCGCGGTACGGGGTGACAACCTTCTGCGCGCCGCCGACGGTCTATCGTTTCCTGATCAAGGAGGACCTTTCCCGGTACGACTTCTCAGGATTGAAATACTGCGTGGTGGCAGGCGAACCTCTCAACCCCGAGGTCTACGAACGCTTTCTGGAATTTACCGGGATCCGCCTGATGGAAGGCTATGGTCAGACGGAAACCGTGGTGTCCATCGCCACCTGGCCCTGGATGGAGCCGAAACCGGGCTCCATGGGCAAGCCGGCACCGATCTACGACATCGTTCTTCTGAACGGGGATGACCGTCTCTGCGAGATCGGCGAGGAAGGTGAAATCGCCATCTCCACCTCCGATGGGCGGCCGCCGGGTCTGTTCCCCGGCTATTTCGGCGATGATGCCAAGACCGCCGAGGTCTGGCACGATGGCTACTACCGCACCGGAGACATGGCCTGGTGCGATGAGGACGGGTATTTCTGGTTCGTCGGCCGGGCCGACGACCTGATCAAAAGTTCCGGTTACCGCATCGGCCCCTTCGAGGTGGAAAGCGCCCTCATCGAGCATCCTGCCGTTCTGGAATGCGCCATCACCGGCGTCCCCGACCCCGACCGGGGGCAAGTGGTCAAGGCGACCATCGTACTGGCGAAAGGATACGAACCGGGCGAGGAGCTCAAAACCGAACTGCAGGATCACGTCAAGCGGGTGACGGCGCCCTACAAGTATCCGCGCATTATCGAGTTCGTGAAGGAATTGCCGAAGACCATCAGCGGCAAGATCAGGCGGGTTGAAATACGGGAAAGGGAAAAGATAAAATAA
- a CDS encoding XRE family transcriptional regulator codes for MQQKIREIATRIQELRELSGIEASQMARKLDISTEAYQNIESGIEDIPVGLLFRIASELKADPTLLLSGESPRLQVFTVTRQGKGISVERRKQYTYQSLAANFINKKIEPLLVTVEPNTRENGPIKASHPGQEFNYVLEGRLRIHLHDHDIVLEPGDSIFYDSNHEHAMEALDGRPARFLAIIFQMDH; via the coding sequence ATGCAGCAGAAAATTCGAGAAATAGCGACCCGCATCCAGGAACTGCGCGAGTTGTCGGGCATTGAAGCATCCCAGATGGCCCGCAAACTCGACATCTCCACGGAAGCCTATCAAAACATCGAAAGCGGCATCGAGGACATTCCCGTAGGGCTGCTGTTCCGTATCGCCAGTGAGCTCAAAGCGGATCCGACCCTGCTTCTGAGTGGCGAATCGCCCCGGCTGCAGGTGTTCACCGTGACCCGCCAGGGCAAGGGGATCAGCGTCGAGCGGCGCAAACAGTATACCTACCAGAGCCTGGCCGCCAACTTCATCAACAAGAAGATCGAACCTCTGCTGGTGACGGTGGAACCGAACACCCGGGAAAACGGGCCGATAAAAGCGAGCCATCCCGGACAGGAGTTCAATTACGTCCTGGAAGGGCGGCTGCGCATCCACCTTCATGACCACGACATCGTACTGGAACCGGGAGATTCAATTTTCTACGATTCCAACCACGAACATGCCATGGAAGCCCTGGACGGACGGCCGGCACGATTCCTGGCCATTATTTTCCAGATGGATCATTGA
- a CDS encoding DUF924 family protein: protein MDPETILQFWFGGALENREAMDERCKLWFGSNPYFDEQIRQRFGHLPYLAAEARCPAWISSPRSCLALALILDQFPRNLYRGQGRAFAFDRRAVECARTAIGFGFDRKVHPVEAAFFYLPLEHAENSSLQDLSVEKFRLLRKRAPRHLLTIFNGFYAYALAHRAVIRRFGRFPHRNAMLGRTSGPEEMEYLAQGGETFGSGRSAGAKGKRSATINY from the coding sequence ATGGACCCGGAAACAATCCTTCAATTCTGGTTCGGAGGGGCACTCGAAAATCGGGAGGCGATGGACGAGCGCTGCAAATTGTGGTTCGGCAGCAATCCCTACTTCGACGAACAGATTCGGCAAAGATTTGGCCACTTGCCGTATCTTGCCGCAGAAGCACGCTGTCCGGCGTGGATCTCCTCGCCCCGCTCCTGTCTCGCCCTCGCTCTGATCCTGGATCAGTTTCCGCGCAATCTCTATCGTGGCCAGGGCCGGGCCTTCGCTTTCGACCGACGGGCGGTAGAGTGTGCCAGAACGGCCATCGGTTTCGGTTTCGACAGAAAAGTGCATCCTGTGGAGGCCGCCTTTTTCTACCTGCCGCTCGAGCATGCTGAAAATTCTTCCCTGCAGGATCTGTCTGTTGAAAAGTTTCGCCTTTTGCGAAAGAGGGCGCCTCGGCATCTTCTGACCATATTCAACGGATTTTACGCCTACGCCCTCGCTCATCGTGCGGTCATCCGTCGATTCGGTCGTTTTCCCCACCGCAATGCAATGCTCGGGCGAACATCCGGCCCCGAGGAAATGGAATACCTGGCCCAAGGCGGGGAGACCTTTGGTAGCGGACGCAGCGCCGGGGCCAAAGGGAAGCGGTCGGCCACGATCAATTATTGA
- a CDS encoding endonuclease/exonuclease/phosphatase family protein, producing the protein MVADAAPGPKGSGRPRSIIDERCTKIPTLHLACYNIRQGHGLDGRRDLRRIARIISEMKADFIGLQEVTSRHSGNGSPSQLEILAEETGLQGVGGPTMIHLFGEYGNGLLTSCPILNVRRIDLSFRRREPRGALDVDLRVAGRSVRVVVTHLGLMPGERRFQVKKLIDALGVLTTDLVILMGDLNEWFFYGRPLRWLHRHFGHVVTPATFPAFRPLLALDRILVSPQHQMLTLKRLETPETRVASDHLPLQALVQID; encoded by the coding sequence TTGGTAGCGGACGCAGCGCCGGGGCCAAAGGGAAGCGGTCGGCCACGATCAATTATTGACGAAAGGTGCACGAAAATTCCAACTCTGCATCTTGCCTGCTACAACATACGACAGGGACACGGTTTGGACGGCCGTCGCGATCTCCGACGTATTGCGAGGATCATTTCGGAGATGAAAGCCGATTTTATCGGCCTTCAGGAGGTCACCAGCCGGCATTCCGGCAACGGCTCCCCGTCTCAACTGGAGATTCTGGCCGAAGAGACCGGCCTGCAAGGCGTCGGCGGGCCGACCATGATCCATCTGTTCGGGGAGTACGGCAACGGTCTTTTGACTTCATGCCCTATTCTGAATGTTCGTCGCATAGACCTCAGTTTTCGCCGGCGGGAACCCCGCGGCGCTCTGGATGTCGATCTCCGGGTGGCCGGCAGGTCGGTGCGCGTGGTGGTCACCCATCTGGGGCTCATGCCGGGCGAGCGTCGTTTTCAGGTCAAGAAATTGATAGATGCACTGGGCGTCCTGACCACCGACCTCGTCATCCTGATGGGCGATCTGAATGAATGGTTTTTCTACGGGCGACCTTTGCGCTGGCTGCATCGGCACTTCGGTCATGTTGTCACTCCTGCCACATTTCCGGCCTTTCGGCCGTTGTTGGCCCTGGACCGTATCCTGGTCAGCCCGCAACATCAGATGCTCACGCTGAAAAGGCTGGAGACGCCGGAAACCAGGGTGGCTTCCGATCATCTTCCACTGCAGGCGCTGGTCCAGATCGATTGA
- a CDS encoding PaaI family thioesterase translates to MEQKAFQDMIPDNYCYGCGPENPRGLHLKSTWDGEQSVASFSPQSHHAAGPRHVLNGGVIATIIDCHCICTAIADAYRREGRAVGGDPPIWYATGSLRVDYLRPTPIDEAVTLRAEVLEAGPKKTVLACTLTAAGKECARGEVVAVRVPETWKSGR, encoded by the coding sequence ATGGAACAGAAGGCCTTTCAGGACATGATTCCCGACAATTACTGTTACGGCTGCGGCCCGGAAAACCCCCGCGGCCTGCATCTCAAGAGCACCTGGGACGGAGAGCAATCCGTAGCCAGTTTCTCGCCGCAAAGTCATCATGCTGCCGGGCCGCGGCATGTTTTGAACGGCGGGGTCATCGCGACCATCATCGATTGCCACTGCATCTGCACGGCGATCGCCGACGCCTATCGCCGGGAAGGGCGGGCGGTCGGAGGCGACCCGCCGATCTGGTATGCGACAGGCAGCCTGCGGGTCGATTACCTGCGTCCGACGCCGATCGACGAGGCGGTGACCCTGCGGGCGGAAGTTCTGGAAGCAGGTCCGAAAAAGACCGTGCTGGCCTGCACCCTCACGGCTGCCGGCAAGGAATGCGCCCGCGGGGAAGTGGTGGCGGTACGGGTGCCGGAAACCTGGAAAAGCGGACGGTGA